A genomic region of Microbacterium schleiferi contains the following coding sequences:
- a CDS encoding DUF6932 family protein — protein MGDALAQEPDGEIDWDEVLDPATGWLKPGVHEVEIEELDEEFVVARDDALREHTWAAFLALLHQTKSLYPSGRMLLAGTFVSRQASPLDILSVVIVPDEPTTIEQWTEAEWDRFYQHVSLYDVILGSLGPTYMPVLHPFGGRIEVILCHPDDADEVVSWMGAVLLGDGREVPGARGAAEVVW, from the coding sequence ATGGGGGATGCACTGGCGCAGGAACCAGACGGCGAGATCGACTGGGACGAGGTCCTCGATCCCGCGACCGGCTGGCTAAAGCCAGGGGTCCATGAGGTCGAGATCGAGGAGTTGGACGAGGAGTTCGTTGTCGCCCGCGACGATGCCCTCCGAGAGCACACCTGGGCGGCGTTTCTTGCCCTGCTTCACCAGACAAAGTCGCTCTACCCCAGCGGACGAATGCTCCTCGCCGGGACCTTCGTCTCACGCCAGGCCAGCCCTCTCGACATCCTCTCCGTCGTCATCGTCCCCGACGAGCCCACGACGATCGAGCAATGGACCGAGGCTGAGTGGGATCGGTTCTACCAACACGTCTCGCTCTACGATGTGATCCTCGGGAGCCTCGGACCCACCTATATGCCTGTCCTGCACCCATTCGGTGGTCGGATCGAGGTCATCCTCTGCCACCCGGACGATGCCGATGAGGTGGTGTCGTGGATGGGTGCTGTACTCCTTGGAGACGGTCGGGAAGTCCCCGGCGCGAGAGGCGCAGCGGAGGTGGTCTGGTGA
- a CDS encoding HIRAN domain-containing protein, producing the protein MAGFLSKLFGSDKAKVEPTPAPRAQPAPPAAAPGREVPVDFREDLEVSGEAYYRDGIGKIFRNLGRPEGGVTMQTAWLIPEPDNKYDPNAVRVVVMGEQVGHVPQEVSASVTRACRGVGRGNVATVLARVWARNDDGTWRGRVTLAFSGERESEKDYAADRQRSEADIAEWEAEKARKEAEKAAREAHKEARRTAGEVDGQYWPLLKPSISELKRQKRFEEARDLLEQCIYAAERESVVTGEVPDPWPSEQISVVLRRLREFPHELAFLERYVAACGDREIPESVTMRLSRSRLAVQSGRTPEE; encoded by the coding sequence ATGGCCGGGTTCTTGTCCAAACTGTTCGGCAGCGACAAAGCGAAGGTGGAGCCCACACCCGCTCCACGCGCCCAGCCCGCACCACCAGCAGCCGCTCCTGGTCGCGAGGTCCCGGTCGACTTCCGCGAGGATCTCGAAGTCTCGGGCGAGGCCTACTACCGCGACGGCATCGGCAAGATCTTCCGGAACCTCGGACGCCCCGAGGGTGGCGTGACCATGCAGACCGCGTGGCTCATCCCCGAGCCCGACAACAAGTACGATCCCAACGCCGTCCGTGTCGTCGTCATGGGCGAGCAGGTCGGCCACGTCCCGCAGGAGGTCAGCGCCTCCGTCACGAGGGCTTGCCGGGGAGTCGGCAGAGGGAACGTCGCCACCGTCCTCGCCCGAGTCTGGGCACGAAACGACGACGGCACCTGGAGAGGCCGAGTGACCCTCGCATTCTCTGGAGAGCGGGAGAGCGAAAAGGACTACGCCGCCGATCGTCAGCGATCCGAGGCAGACATCGCAGAGTGGGAAGCGGAGAAGGCACGCAAGGAGGCCGAGAAGGCCGCGCGAGAAGCCCACAAGGAGGCCCGCCGCACCGCTGGCGAGGTCGATGGGCAGTACTGGCCGCTGCTCAAGCCCTCGATCTCGGAACTCAAGCGGCAGAAGCGGTTCGAGGAGGCGCGCGATCTCCTGGAGCAGTGCATCTACGCCGCAGAGCGCGAGAGCGTCGTGACCGGCGAGGTCCCGGATCCGTGGCCGTCCGAGCAGATCTCAGTGGTCCTCCGCCGTCTCCGGGAGTTTCCCCATGAACTCGCATTCCTGGAGCGTTACGTCGCAGCGTGTGGAGATCGGGAGATCCCGGAGAGCGTGACCATGCGCCTGAGCCGGTCCAGGCTCGCAGTGCAGAGTGGGCGAACCCCCGAGGAGTAG